In Vitis vinifera cultivar Pinot Noir 40024 chromosome 17, ASM3070453v1, one genomic interval encodes:
- the LOC100262849 gene encoding putative calcium-binding protein CML19, with the protein MSSMAGQPRSLLYLIFIHSLYHSRDAVTRHINQKLIEIQRLVFSLLVHLYSLARKDRLQLHSDSRFCHKMKRDVQFEQVFNQFDEDHDGKLSPSELTRCVGLIGGELPLKEAEAVVQQLDSDGDGLLSLEDFIRLMEGEGGEGEEEKMNELREAFGMYDMDGCGFITPKSLKRMLSRLGQKKSVDECRVMINQFDLNGDGVLSFDEFKVMML; encoded by the coding sequence ATGTCTTCTATGGCAGGTCAGCCACGCTCTCTCCTTTATTTAATATTCATCCACAGTCTGTACCATTCAAGAGACGCGGTCACTAGGCATATAAATCAAAAGCTTATTGAAATTCAGAGACTCGTATTCTCTCTTCTAGTTCATCTGTATAGCCTCGCGAGGAAAGATCGACTTCAGCTTCATTCAGATTCCAGATTTTGTCATAAGATGAAGAGAGATGTTCAATTTGAGCAGGTTTTTAACCAATTTGATGAAGATCATGATGGTAAGCTATCTCCTTCCGAGCTTACGCGTTGTGTTGGCTTGATTGGCGGTGAGCTGCCACTGAAGGAAGCAGAAGCTGTCGTGCAGCAGCTGGATTCGGATGGAGATGGGTTGCTGAGTTTGGAGGATTTTATCAGATTGATGGAAGGAGAAGGGGGGGAGGGAGAAGAAGAGAAGATGAATGAATTGAGAGAGGCTTTTGGGATGTATGATATGGATGGTTGTGGGTTTATCACACCCAAGAGCCTCAAGAGGATGCTGAGCAGACTGGGTCAGAAAAAATCGGTGGATGAATGCAGGGTGATGATTAATCAGTTTGATCTGAATGGTGATGGTGTGCTTAGCTTTGATGAGTTCAAAGTTATGATGCTATAA
- the LOC100268000 gene encoding ribonuclease J isoform X2, whose translation MVMKITLVIPALDSHTPIFASSFTMELIKKRLKEFGIFVPSRLKVFRTRKKFIAGPFEIEPIRVTHSIPDCCGLVIRCADGTILHTGDWKIDESPLDGKVFDREALEELSKEGVTLMMSDSTNVLSPGRTISESVVADALLRHISSAKGRVITTQFASNIHRLGSVKAAADLTGRKLVFVGMSLRTYLDAAWKDGKAPIDPSTLVKVEDIDAYAPKDLLIVTTGSQAEPRAALNLASYGSSHSLKLSKEDIILYSAKVIPGNETRVMKMLNRVSEIGSTIIMGKNEGLHTSGHGYRGELEEVLKIVKPQHFLPIHGELLFLKEHELLGKSTGIRHTTVIKNGEMLGVSHLRNRRVLSNGFISLGKENLQLMYNDGDKAFGTSTELCIDERLRIASDGIIVISMEILRPQVVDGVTEKSLKGKIRITTRCLWLDKGKLLDALHKAAHAALSSCPVNCPLAHMERTVSEVLRKMVRKYSSKRPEVIAIAIENPSAVLAGELNARLSGKSHVGFGASALREVVDEYPKKRRMNRMQEEAGGHIQVENTSQQDLKGDDGVEVQRLLSEEETNSSSSNSAEIFSPDSGDTEDFWKSFIDSSSPVDQLMEDKISFVPQGYPMELKKDSEIREVDSSEVPKSQPKSPKPMKRNKWKPEEVKKLISMRGELHSKFQVVKRRMALWEEIATNLLADGIDRTPGQCKSLWTSLVQKYQEIKGDKKSRKSWPHFEDMNEILSDLEPMAPK comes from the exons ATGGTCATGAAGATCACATTG GTTATCCCAGCTTTGGATTCCCATACGCCAATATTTGCATCATCTTTCACAATGGAG CTTATTAAAAAGCGTTTGAAGGAGTTTGGAATCTTTGTTCCATCTAGGCTTAAGGTGTTTAGAACAAGGAAGAAATTCATTGCTGGTCCATTTGAAATAGAGCCTATCAGGGTCACCCACTCTATTCCTGATTGTTGTGGATTGGTTATACGCTGTGCTGATGGTACAATTCTTCATACTGGGGACTGGAAG ATTGATGAGTCCCCCTTAGATGGGAAAGTTTTTGATCGTGAAGCTCTAGAGGAACTCTCAAAAGAGGGAGTAACTTTG ATGATGAGTGACTCAACCAATGTACTCTCCCCTGGAAGGACAATTAGTGAGAGTGTTGTAGCAGATGCACTATTGAGACATATTTCATCTGCTAAAGGAAGGGTTATAACTACTCAGTTTGCATCAAATATACATCGCCTTGGAAGTGTGAAAGCTGCAGCTGATTTAACAGGCAGAAAGTTG GTGTTTGTTGGTATGTCCTTGAGGACATATCTGGATGCAGCATGGAAGGATGGGAAGGCACCAATTGATCCATCGACATTG GTGAAAGTGGAAGATATTGATGCCTATGCTCCAAAGGATTTGCTTATTGTCACAACTGGCTCTCAA GCAGAACCACGTGCTGCTCTGAATCTTGCATCATATGGAAGTAGCCATTCCCTCAAATTGAGCAAGGaagatataattttatattcagCCAAG GTAATCCCGGGTAATGAAACTCGTGTAATGAAGATGCTAAACCGCGTATCAGAGATTGGATCAACTATCATAATGGGTAAGAATGAGGGGCTGCACACTTCTGGTCATGGATATCGTGGAGAATTG gaGGAAGTACTCAAGATTGTGAAGCCACAACACTTCTTACCCATTCATGGAGAACTCTTGTTCCTGAAAGAGCATGAATTGCTTGGAAAATCAACTGGCATTCGTCACACTACA GTTATAAAGAATGGGGAGATGCTTGGAGTTTCACACTTGAGGAACAGAAGAGTTCTGTCTAATGGTTTTATTTCCCTTGGGAAGGAGAATTTGCAG TTGATGTATAATGATGGGGATAAAGCATTTGGTACGTCAACTGAACTTTGCATTGATGAGAGACTAAGAATTGCATCAGATGGTATTATCGTAATCAG CATGGAAATATTACGCCCTCAAGTTGTAGATGGTGTAACTGAAAAAAgcttaaaagggaaaataagaaTCACCACACGATGCTTATGGCTTGACAAAGGGAAACTTCTAGATGCACTCCACAAAGCTGCCCATGCCGCACTTTCTAGCTGCCCAGTGAATTGTCCTTTAGCTCACATGGAAAGGACTGTGTCTGAGGTGTTGAGGAAGATGGTAAGGAAGTATAGCAGTAAGAGGCCTGAAGTTATTGCAATTGCTATTGAAAACCCATCAGCGGTTCTTGCTGGCGAGCTCAATGCAAGACTATCTGGAAAGTCGCATGTTGGTTTTGGCGCATCAGCACTAAGAGAAGTTGTTGATGAATATCCTAAAAAGAGACGGATGAACAGGATGCAAGAGGAGGCAGGTGGCCATATACAGGTAGAGAACACTTCACAACAAGATTTAAAAG GTGATGATGGTGTTGAAGTCCAACGATTACTATCTGAGGAAGAAACGAATTCTTCAAGTTCCAATAGTGCAGAAATATTTTCTCCTGATTCTGGGGACACTGAAGATTTCTGGAAATCATTCATTGACTCATCATCACCTGTTGACCAATTAATGGAAGACAAAATCAGTTTTGTTCCACAAGGCTATCCAATGGAGCTCAAGAAAGATTCTGAAATCAGAGAAGTTGACTCTTCTGAAGTGCCAAAATCTCAACCGAAGTCTCCCAAGCCCATGAAACGAAACAAATGGAAACCTGAAGAGGTTAAGAAACTTATTAGCATGCGTGGGGAATTGCATAGCAAATTCCAAGTTGTGAAAAGGCGAATGGCTCTCTGGGAAGAGATAGCTACAAACCTGTTGGCTGATGGAATCGATCGAACTCCAGGGCAGTGTAAATCCTTATGGACATCTCTGGTTCAGAAATATCAG GAAATCAAGGGTGATAAGAAAAGCAGGAAAAGTTGGCCACACTTTGAGGACATGAATGAAATTTTATCTGATTTAGAGCCAATGGCACCAAAATGA
- the LOC100268000 gene encoding ribonuclease J isoform X1 translates to MAAFSALSSCPYTLPYRPKPSNRSILCRMGSAPTSVGTSVSKVPRKRSRRMEGVKKSMEDSVQRKMEQFYEGSEGPPLRVLPIGGLGEIGMNCMLVGNYDRYILIDAGVMFPDYDELGVQKIIPDTTFIKKWSHKIEAVVITHGHEDHIGALPWVIPALDSHTPIFASSFTMELIKKRLKEFGIFVPSRLKVFRTRKKFIAGPFEIEPIRVTHSIPDCCGLVIRCADGTILHTGDWKIDESPLDGKVFDREALEELSKEGVTLMMSDSTNVLSPGRTISESVVADALLRHISSAKGRVITTQFASNIHRLGSVKAAADLTGRKLVFVGMSLRTYLDAAWKDGKAPIDPSTLVKVEDIDAYAPKDLLIVTTGSQAEPRAALNLASYGSSHSLKLSKEDIILYSAKVIPGNETRVMKMLNRVSEIGSTIIMGKNEGLHTSGHGYRGELEEVLKIVKPQHFLPIHGELLFLKEHELLGKSTGIRHTTVIKNGEMLGVSHLRNRRVLSNGFISLGKENLQLMYNDGDKAFGTSTELCIDERLRIASDGIIVISMEILRPQVVDGVTEKSLKGKIRITTRCLWLDKGKLLDALHKAAHAALSSCPVNCPLAHMERTVSEVLRKMVRKYSSKRPEVIAIAIENPSAVLAGELNARLSGKSHVGFGASALREVVDEYPKKRRMNRMQEEAGGHIQVENTSQQDLKGDDGVEVQRLLSEEETNSSSSNSAEIFSPDSGDTEDFWKSFIDSSSPVDQLMEDKISFVPQGYPMELKKDSEIREVDSSEVPKSQPKSPKPMKRNKWKPEEVKKLISMRGELHSKFQVVKRRMALWEEIATNLLADGIDRTPGQCKSLWTSLVQKYQEIKGDKKSRKSWPHFEDMNEILSDLEPMAPK, encoded by the exons ATGGCTGCTTTTAGTGCACTTTCTAGCTGTCCGTACACTCTCCCTTACCGGCCAAAACCTAGCAACCGTTCCATTTTGTGCCGTATGGGCTCTGCTCCCACTTCTGTAG GTACAAGTGTATCTAAAGTACCTCGCAAGAGATCACGAAGAATGGAAGGGGTTAAAAAAAGCATGGAAGACTCTGTTCAGCGCAAAATGGAGCAGTTCTATGAAGGGTCCGAAGGCCCACCACTCCGTGTTCTTCCAATAGGTGGTCTGGGTGAAATTGGGATGAATTGCATGCTTGTTGGGAATTATGATCGATATATTTTGATTGATGCTGGTGTCATGTTTCCGGA CTATGATGAGCTTGGTGTTCAGAAAATTATACCTGATACCACATTCATCAAGAAATGGAGCCACAAAATTGAAGCAGTGGTCATAACACATGGTCATGAAGATCACATTGGTGCGTTGCCTTGG GTTATCCCAGCTTTGGATTCCCATACGCCAATATTTGCATCATCTTTCACAATGGAG CTTATTAAAAAGCGTTTGAAGGAGTTTGGAATCTTTGTTCCATCTAGGCTTAAGGTGTTTAGAACAAGGAAGAAATTCATTGCTGGTCCATTTGAAATAGAGCCTATCAGGGTCACCCACTCTATTCCTGATTGTTGTGGATTGGTTATACGCTGTGCTGATGGTACAATTCTTCATACTGGGGACTGGAAG ATTGATGAGTCCCCCTTAGATGGGAAAGTTTTTGATCGTGAAGCTCTAGAGGAACTCTCAAAAGAGGGAGTAACTTTG ATGATGAGTGACTCAACCAATGTACTCTCCCCTGGAAGGACAATTAGTGAGAGTGTTGTAGCAGATGCACTATTGAGACATATTTCATCTGCTAAAGGAAGGGTTATAACTACTCAGTTTGCATCAAATATACATCGCCTTGGAAGTGTGAAAGCTGCAGCTGATTTAACAGGCAGAAAGTTG GTGTTTGTTGGTATGTCCTTGAGGACATATCTGGATGCAGCATGGAAGGATGGGAAGGCACCAATTGATCCATCGACATTG GTGAAAGTGGAAGATATTGATGCCTATGCTCCAAAGGATTTGCTTATTGTCACAACTGGCTCTCAA GCAGAACCACGTGCTGCTCTGAATCTTGCATCATATGGAAGTAGCCATTCCCTCAAATTGAGCAAGGaagatataattttatattcagCCAAG GTAATCCCGGGTAATGAAACTCGTGTAATGAAGATGCTAAACCGCGTATCAGAGATTGGATCAACTATCATAATGGGTAAGAATGAGGGGCTGCACACTTCTGGTCATGGATATCGTGGAGAATTG gaGGAAGTACTCAAGATTGTGAAGCCACAACACTTCTTACCCATTCATGGAGAACTCTTGTTCCTGAAAGAGCATGAATTGCTTGGAAAATCAACTGGCATTCGTCACACTACA GTTATAAAGAATGGGGAGATGCTTGGAGTTTCACACTTGAGGAACAGAAGAGTTCTGTCTAATGGTTTTATTTCCCTTGGGAAGGAGAATTTGCAG TTGATGTATAATGATGGGGATAAAGCATTTGGTACGTCAACTGAACTTTGCATTGATGAGAGACTAAGAATTGCATCAGATGGTATTATCGTAATCAG CATGGAAATATTACGCCCTCAAGTTGTAGATGGTGTAACTGAAAAAAgcttaaaagggaaaataagaaTCACCACACGATGCTTATGGCTTGACAAAGGGAAACTTCTAGATGCACTCCACAAAGCTGCCCATGCCGCACTTTCTAGCTGCCCAGTGAATTGTCCTTTAGCTCACATGGAAAGGACTGTGTCTGAGGTGTTGAGGAAGATGGTAAGGAAGTATAGCAGTAAGAGGCCTGAAGTTATTGCAATTGCTATTGAAAACCCATCAGCGGTTCTTGCTGGCGAGCTCAATGCAAGACTATCTGGAAAGTCGCATGTTGGTTTTGGCGCATCAGCACTAAGAGAAGTTGTTGATGAATATCCTAAAAAGAGACGGATGAACAGGATGCAAGAGGAGGCAGGTGGCCATATACAGGTAGAGAACACTTCACAACAAGATTTAAAAG GTGATGATGGTGTTGAAGTCCAACGATTACTATCTGAGGAAGAAACGAATTCTTCAAGTTCCAATAGTGCAGAAATATTTTCTCCTGATTCTGGGGACACTGAAGATTTCTGGAAATCATTCATTGACTCATCATCACCTGTTGACCAATTAATGGAAGACAAAATCAGTTTTGTTCCACAAGGCTATCCAATGGAGCTCAAGAAAGATTCTGAAATCAGAGAAGTTGACTCTTCTGAAGTGCCAAAATCTCAACCGAAGTCTCCCAAGCCCATGAAACGAAACAAATGGAAACCTGAAGAGGTTAAGAAACTTATTAGCATGCGTGGGGAATTGCATAGCAAATTCCAAGTTGTGAAAAGGCGAATGGCTCTCTGGGAAGAGATAGCTACAAACCTGTTGGCTGATGGAATCGATCGAACTCCAGGGCAGTGTAAATCCTTATGGACATCTCTGGTTCAGAAATATCAG GAAATCAAGGGTGATAAGAAAAGCAGGAAAAGTTGGCCACACTTTGAGGACATGAATGAAATTTTATCTGATTTAGAGCCAATGGCACCAAAATGA
- the LOC100245683 gene encoding RINT1-like protein MAG2L, whose protein sequence is MEALALPNPSELSPHLLGFLDHRFGTLEDLLTAPNLAVELSKICSDLDADLSAFHRNLKTLIASWTRRSIAAKTAVLRLNYRLQNLGVLASQNDVVLSQDLPRLARELLRVEAVRGYAETALRLEALIGDLEDVIFTENVAGTVKQERVIGAVKIVADIDSVLANVAEFQPRWRRLLNSVDDRVEKALSILRTRVVASHRTLLSSLGWPPKLSVSKIENGGVSAIPNPLMLMRGEKRESYSQSFVALCALQHVREKRRHSDDLGFKAKLWAIDELVSPIASRIEYHFSKWVDQPEFIFALVRKITSDFAVGVEEVLQPLIDEARLVGCSAKEAWVSAMVQMLSGFLGHRVFSVLAQRYKEKEKKLEVGSSWLHLIDLIVAFNKQMQSLVNSESYLLASELDRFEGFSGGLSVLSIVCDRLDWLNIWAKIELRDAWKKLKAELKEDRAWLVESKKGVDVLTNKETERFLLSTREDHRAPVIAESALKMAWEMIDRGQTLPAILPRIQFIRSTAARFLWYFLNVLLLRWKGTDLSPENPDDETLMRACGLINAAGYCEFKLQQWSDDVNFLEMKMAETESKNPVKDNTNDHSCFFDEEIKSLDELETNWLMEIVANLLRQFELLSWEYMENLKHFDQEQNRFCPTTTSAAMDLAISHDLIEALDALRSQLLVIERSLNPRDFLDLWRSVAEGLDHFIFSSIFGIDIGFSEEGVNQIGADMRALFSVFQPFCARPEAFFPCIRDSLRLLEMDKGEVKYLQAVLSSDENRIKCLRSCGISHVSFGQVEKILRNRKF, encoded by the coding sequence ATGGAAGCTCTGGCTCTGCCCAATCCCAGTGAACTCTCTCCTCATCTCCTAGGGTTTCTGGACCATCGTTTTGGAACCCTTGAAGACCTTCTCACCGCCCCTAATCTCGCCGTTGAACTCTCCAAAATCTGTTCCGATTTGGACGCCGATCTCTCAGCCTTTCACCGGAACCTCAAAACCCTCATTGCCTCATGGACTCGCCGCTCGATTGCGGCGAAAACCGCCGTTCTCAGGCTCAACTATCGGTTGCAGAACCTCGGAGTTTTGGCGTCCcagaacgacgtcgttttgagcCAGGACCTCCCGCGTCTCGCCCGTGAACTGCTGCGAGTCGAGGCTGTTCGTGGGTACGCGGAGACTGCTCTGAGGTTGGAGGCGCTGATTGGGGATCTCGAGGACGTGATTTTCACGGAAAATGTTGCGGGTACTGTGAAGCAGGAGAGAGTGATCGGAGCTGTGAAGATCGTCGCTGATATCGATTCGGTATTGGCAAATGTCGCTGAATTTCAACCTCGGTGGCGAAGGCTTCTGAATTCAGTGGATGATagagtggagaaagctttgagCATTCTCCGGACGAGAGTTGTTGCGAGTCATAGAACTCTTCTTTCTTCATTGGGATGGCCGCCGAAGCTTTCGGTTTCGAAAATCGAAAATGGAGGAGTCTCGGCGATTCCGAATCCTCTGATGCTGATGAGAGGAGAGAAAAGGGAGAGTTATTCTCAGAGCTTTGTGGCTCTCTGTGCTTTGCAGCATGTGAGGGAAAAACGACGTCATAGTGATGATCTGGGGTTCAAAGCAAAGCTTTGGGCCATTGATGAACTGGTATCTCCTATTGCATCCAGAATTGAGTACCATTTCTCGAAGTGGGTTGATCAACCCGAGTTTATTTTCGCTCTTGTGCGTAAGATTACAAGCGATTTCGCTGTGGGTGTGGAAGAAGTCTTGCAGCCTCTGATTGATGAGGCTAGATTGGTGGGTTGTAGTGCCAAAGAAGCTTGGGTGTCCGCAATGGTGCAAATGCTTTCTGGGTTTTTGGGACACAGAGTATTCTCTGTTCTTGCTCAGAGGTAcaaggagaaagagaagaaattgGAGGTTGGGTCTTCTTGGCTTCATTTGATTGACCTGATCGTTGCTTTCAATAAACAAATGCAATCACTTGTAAATTCAGAAAGTTATCTTCTAGCATCTGAGCTTGATAGGTTTGAAGGGTTCTCAGGGGGTTTATCTGTGTTGTCGATAGTCTGTGATAGGCTTGATTGGCTTAATATTTGGGCCAAGATTGAGCTCAGGGATGCTTGGAAGAAACTAAAAGCAGAATTGAAAGAGGACAGAGCTTGGTTAGTTGAAAGCAAGAAGGGAGTTGATGTTCTTACTAACAAAGAAACCGAGCGATTTCTTTTGTCTACTAGGGAAGACCATAGGGCTCCGGTAATTGCAGAATCCGCTCTTAAAATGGCCTGGGAAATGATTGATCGAGGCCAAACCCTACCTGCCATTTTACCACGAATCCAGTTTATCAGGTCCACTGCAGCCAGATTTTTGTGGTACTTTCTCAATGTACTGCTGTTGAGATGGAAGGGAACAGACTTATCTCCTGAGAATCCTGATGATGAGACACTAATGAGAGCCTGTGGATTGATCAATGCTGCAGGATATTGTGAGTTTAAACTGCAGCAATGGAGCGATGATGTGAACTTTTTGGAGATGAAAATGGCTGAGACAGAATCAAAGAACCCTGTTAAAGACAACACTAATGATCATAGTTGCTTCTTTGATGAAGAAATCAAGAGCTTGGATGAGCTCGAGACTAATTGGCTTATGGAGATAGTTGCTAATCTTCTTCGCCAGTTTGAGTTGCTTTCCTGGGAATACATGGAAAACCTGAAACATTTTGACCAAGAGCAAAACCGTTTTTGTCCAACTACAACTTCAGCAGCCATGGATTTGGCTATATCCCATGATCTTATCGAGGCATTGGATGCTTTGAGGAGTCAGCTTCTTGTTATAGAGAGGAGTCTCAATCCAAGAGACTTCTTGGATCTATGGAGGAGTGTTGCAGAGGGGCTCGACCATTTTATCTTTAGCAGTATCTTTGGAATTGATATTGGATTCTCCGAAGAAGGTGTTAATCAGATTGGAGCTGATATGAGGGCATTGTTCTCTGTTTTTCAGCCGTTTTGTGCCCGGCCTGAAGCATTTTTCCCTTGTATTAGAGATTCTCTTAGGCTACTAGAGATGGATAAGGGAGAGGTGAAGTATTTGCAGGCAGTTTTGTCCAGTgatgaaaatagaataaaatgcTTGAGATCTTGTGGAATTTCACACGTATCTTTTGGTCAAGTTGAGAAAATTCTAAGGAATAGAAAGTTTTGA